The DNA region GCGGGAAACCAGCTGTTCAACTTTGACACTGATAGTGGTTCAACCTTCCGCTACTTGCGCGATAACGGCGTCGAGCTCAATTCAGCACGGCACTTTATTGACGCGGTGGCCGCCAATGACGAGGATGCTTTACATCTTGAAATCAGCCTTGGCGCGCCGCTTTTACGAGAACGTCGAATCAGTTTTAGCGATGACGGAACTCGATTGGAATACGGCGAAGACCGCTATCGTCCGGAAATGACCAGTTTCATGATCGATAACACGCTGGCAAACCGCACCCCACTATCCAGAGTAGATAATCACGATCATGCTGGCGCAGCGGATGCGGCGGCCGATACAGGAACATCAGGAGATTCATGATCGAGCTTGCAGTTTTCGATATGGCCGGAACCACCATTGAAGATCACGGGCTGGTCTATCAAGCCCTACGGGGCAGTGTCGAGGAAACTGGCGCCACCGTCAGCGCCGCGGATCTTCAGCTGTGGATGGGCACGGACAAGGTATCTGCAATCAATGCGCTCATGCGACTTGGTGGCGTCGAGCCGGTTGGTGAATCTGTACACCGTGCTTTTGGCCGCTTCCGGGAGCTGCTTGCCGCGTTCTATGCCGAGCAGCCCCCAATTGCACTTCCTGGCATAGAAACCGCTTTGCAAAACCTGCGTACTCGCGGGATCAAAATTGCATTGACTACCGGCTTTTACGACGACGTTGCCTACCCATTGCTTGAAACTTTGGGTTGGTCGGTTGGCCCAGCTGGCTTGCTAGACGCCGTCGTCACTACGACGGACGTTCGAGCCGGCCGACCAGCTCCCTATATGATCTAGCGGGCAATGGAACGCACTAGCACTCTTGATACCCGCAAAGTCCTTTCCGCCGGCGATACCTTGGTGGATGTTCAGGCCGCGCAGAACGCTGGCGTGCTGAGCATTGGCGTACTCACCGGATCACTGACGGCCGAAGACTTTGCCTCAGTTGCCCCGGACTATGTGTTGCCAAGCGTGGCCCAAGTTCCTGACTTGGCTGAGCTTCAGCAGTCCGCAGCCTAGGCCATCAGGCCGTTACAGGACGAGTTTCGTGCGCAATCCCGGCGTGCTCTTTGCCCAAGCCAAATCGCAGAAGTCGTAGCGCATTAAAGACCACCAGCAGCGACGAGCCTTCGTGAATGAAGACCACAGGTCCCATTTCCATGCCCAATAAGCTGGCTGGAATCAGGAACGCCACGATCACCAGTGAAGCAATCAGATTTTGTCTGATGATGTTGCTACTGGCGCGGCTCAGTCGAATTAAGAACGGTACCTTGCCTAGATCATCGCTCATCAGGGCGACGTCGGCAGTTTCCAAAGCGACTGCCGAGCCAGCAGCACCCATGGCGATTCCGACGGTGGCATTCGCCATTGCCGGGGCATCGTTGACGCCATCGCCCACCATCGCGGTGAATCGTCCCTGGCCGCCGAGCTTTGCAATCGCCGCGACTTTGTCTTCCGGCATCAATTCCCCGTGCGCAGTATCAACGCCTACCTGGTTCCCAACGGCGTCTGCTACCCGTTGGTTGTCGCCGGAGATCATCACCAGTTGCTGCACGCCGCTTTGCCGCAATGCGTCGAGCACATCCTTTGCTTCTTGACGCGGCGCGTCCATCACACCGAGTACACCCAGGAATCGCTCACCGGATCGGACCACCATGGTGGTGCGCCCGGCAGCTTGCAACGTGTCAACCGAGAGCAAAAGCTCCCCATCATTTTTTACTCCTGCTTCTTCGAACAAACGTAGGCTGCCAATCTGCACCAGCTCGCCGTCGACAAAAGCTTTAACACCGCGGCCAGTAATTGCTTGCAGATCCTCAGCGACTGGACGCTCGCTAGCTGGCACCTCGGATTCGAGGCCGCGAGTAATCGCACCAGCGAGCGGGTGATCACTCACTGATTCCAGCGCCAAAGCTAGCCGGGACAATTCAGCACGATTGACTCCCGCGAGCTCGACGACGTCGGTGAGTTTTGGCTGGCCCCAGGTGAGCGTCCCGGTCTTGTCGAACGCCATCGCGTTGACTCGGCCCAGGTTCTCCAGAGCCGCGCCGCCTTTGACTAGCAAACCCGCTTTAGCAGCTCGGGCGACTCCGGCGAGCACTGCCGCCGGGGTAGCGATTGCTAAGGCACACGGGCTAGCCGCCACCAAAACCAGCATTGCCCGGAAGAAGCTATCAACCAGAGATTCGTTGATGAAAAGCCAGCCGAAGAGGAACACCACAATAACCAAGCCGATTACTGCAGGTACGTAGAAACGCTGGAACTTATCAATGAACCGTTGGGTATTCGACTTCGTTGAATCAGCGTCTCTCACCATGGCGACGACTCGG from Renibacterium salmoninarum ATCC 33209 includes:
- a CDS encoding HAD family hydrolase — encoded protein: MIELAVFDMAGTTIEDHGLVYQALRGSVEETGATVSAADLQLWMGTDKVSAINALMRLGGVEPVGESVHRAFGRFRELLAAFYAEQPPIALPGIETALQNLRTRGIKIALTTGFYDDVAYPLLETLGWSVGPAGLLDAVVTTTDVRAGRPAPYMI
- a CDS encoding HAD family hydrolase produces the protein MERTSTLDTRKVLSAGDTLVDVQAAQNAGVLSIGVLTGSLTAEDFASVAPDYVLPSVAQVPDLAELQQSAA
- a CDS encoding heavy metal translocating P-type ATPase codes for the protein MTMTETKPQVKPNQPHYHGDNPKLEMGFAIASGATYLLGLAFEYWIPAPSGLALTFFIATYFFGGFFTFSSAWRSIRHGRFEVDFLMLVAAIGAASVGKFAEGAVLLFLFSLGHALEEYAMGRAKRSIEALAELAPATALVRAASGQTIERPTEELVPGDIVLIKPNSRIPADGFVVLGNSAVDQSSITGESIPVEKRAVPAAAVENPSTIDDSGKVFAGTVNGSGPLEVVVSVASKDNTLSRVVAMVRDADSTKSNTQRFIDKFQRFYVPAVIGLVIVVFLFGWLFINESLVDSFFRAMLVLVAASPCALAIATPAAVLAGVARAAKAGLLVKGGAALENLGRVNAMAFDKTGTLTWGQPKLTDVVELAGVNRAELSRLALALESVSDHPLAGAITRGLESEVPASERPVAEDLQAITGRGVKAFVDGELVQIGSLRLFEEAGVKNDGELLLSVDTLQAAGRTTMVVRSGERFLGVLGVMDAPRQEAKDVLDALRQSGVQQLVMISGDNQRVADAVGNQVGVDTAHGELMPEDKVAAIAKLGGQGRFTAMVGDGVNDAPAMANATVGIAMGAAGSAVALETADVALMSDDLGKVPFLIRLSRASSNIIRQNLIASLVIVAFLIPASLLGMEMGPVVFIHEGSSLLVVFNALRLLRFGLGKEHAGIAHETRPVTA